One Thamnophis elegans isolate rThaEle1 chromosome 2, rThaEle1.pri, whole genome shotgun sequence genomic window, tttcttcatttctttagcaaaaaaatatttcttttacatgGGTTGATgttgggggaaggagaagagagaagcctATTAATCAGCCTGGTCATAAAATGTAAATTTTCCTAAAAGCTACCATTGTGGATTCGCACTTCTTTTCCTGGAGTCAACCTAACCCTGCCCCCATTTTAAAACCAGACTCCAAATTATATAAACGTGTGCCAAAGAAGTAAAACATTTAGTATTTCACCTGCCCTGAATAAAGCATATGCAttgcagcaggggtgtcaaactcaaggcctgtgctTTTGCtctccagagctctgttttcagctcaaactgcctcctgcaaccctctgccagtgaaaactgagtttTCATTGGTAGAGCACTCggtccaccacaggcacccccaacatgagtggcGGTGAGCTAATCATGCCCACCTGGCCACCCCCTCCCCcttcgaggtcaaacacaacctgaatgaaattgagtttgacacccctgcattagaaggAATGATGCATATGCATTAGGGATAAAGAAATACTTGAACTATGcatacattttaattaaataattgaaataacCAGGAATCGCCAATTGTAAGAGTGGCAAaatatcattggaggttttcagcACAGATTGGCCATCTGTTTCttttatatatcatattttaaaaaacacccaTCTTCCTCAGCGACAGTCCCTATGCATTTCTGAAGATAGCATGTTCCAAATTGAGGCGCAGCAATTGTATAGTGCAGCCAAGCTATCACCAGATGAACCAGTGCAGATTTCCTATATCATTCTAAGTGTACAATTGGGACCATCTAAAAGTAGACACCTGGTTAAATAATGCTGAACGAAGGCCTTCGGAGCTCAGACAATGGGCAGCATTTTGCATTTCACGCTGAAGGAATTGTCAGTGCCAGGGCAATGCATCTAATACTAGCATGATCAGAAATCTGCATAATTCTCTTCCATCTGTAAGAATTTGACATCGCTTTCTGAGAAATGCAGAAGAAACAGATAAATTCAACCTAGAGCGAAAGAAAAGAGAAACTGTCTTTACAATTTCTTCTGTCCTAGCAAGCACATTTGCGAGCCTGATTTAATCCTTCCAGATAGTTTGGTTATATTGATATCGGTGTTTATgtgtctctatgtgtgtgtggaggggcagTTGTAAGTGTCTGGTATTTCTAAACTGTGTCTGTTATTTCCCACATTCACAGGCCTCGTGGCTTGCCATCCCGTCCATAGCTGTGTGGCAAAGCCATCTGTTTCCATCTTAATGGACTGCCAAAGGGAATTTTAAATCAATGCTTTCAACTGCACATGGTGTGAATGCCCATGTGTGCAAGGCCAAGCTACCACAAACAAGCAGCTGATGAACATTTCCTCTTCTGGGAAAAAAAAGGCCCTGCACAGCTGCAAACAGAGGCCCGGCTGGGCCAGCAGCTGCGCTGAGTTTCCAGTGCATCCGAGTTCAACCATAGGCTGGCATCCCCTTTAGGAAGGATGATATCAGATTCTGCATCAGTTGGATTGAAGGGAGCCAACTTGAGCGCAGCTGCGTTATTCACTGTGCAACCTACTGGTCAATTCAGTGCTATCATGACTTTGAGAATGTCCCTGCTCTTTGAATCTCTGCAGTAGCATTCCGAAAGACATATATTAGCTTTTGAGGATTGCTAGAAAGCTCACAAACCTGGGAAGTTGTCAAGCACCAGGAAGATTCAGTTCAAGTGAGTACAAAGATTTATTTCAAGCCTAAACTCTCTCCAAGAATCTGAACAACCAGCAGTAAAGGGAAAATGGGTGgaagataagaaaagaaaagtattcaaggtgggctggacttagatcttttGTGGGCTTGCCGAGACTCATGACTTATGATACATTTGatccagaggtggttttcagtaggttctgaccagttctggaaaacccgtagtggaaattttgagtagtttggagaactggtagatatCCCTTCTGACtagccctgccccatctattctctgcctcctgagtccctgctgatcaggagggaatggggattttgcagtaaccctcccctagagtggggagggaatggggattttaaaatatccttcccctgccatgcccaccaagccatgcccacagaactggtagtaaaaatgtatGAATCACACCACTGATTTGACCCCTCTCTCTGGCTCAGTCTGCTCATCTTTACAGAATGGAGAGAAAATTAGCAACAAGTCTGGGAAATTAAGGTGCTACTGGTCTGAAGCAGTGTGTGCCATTTCTTTCTTTGATGTTCAAACATTTAACACTACAGTCTGAAATGAGACTGTAAGGGTGGGATTGCAAATCATCCTTAACAAGGTCAGTTAAAGACTCAGGGCTACATTCATCCAACATGTTAAGCTTGCTTAGTTTTAATCTTTGTCAGGGACTGGAGGAACTTAGCATAAGTGTGTGACAACACTACATATTGAGTCAGCACATTATGTAAATCTAGAACATTGGTTGAGTAACTAAGATAAATCTGCCATGTGAATCCAGTCAAAACATCTTTGGCTGATCAGGCGGGGTTGTCAGTCATAGTTAGAAATGCACATGTGAAAATTTTGCAAAACAACTGGACTTTTGGAGACATTTTGGATGGGATTGTCATGTGTATTtatgtcctcctcttcctcaatcCATAATATCTCCCTCATTCTCAGTTGGGTTACTTAATCTGACTGCAAATATCCAAATGgccattcagttttgatcactaGAGCACACCAGCCAGAAGAAGTCAGTATGTTCTGTGTTTCTTTGTTGTCACCTCCTGGTAGTCCTCATTCTCAGTATGGACAGAGCCAGTAGAAGGTATCAACTGTATATCAGGGccgtcaaacttgcggcccgcaGGCCACGCCCATGATTTGGTTTAGCAAAGgtggaaaaagtcctgatacatcacatgatgccaccatgataATGCAAATTTGATGCCCCTGCTGTATATGAACCATTATGGAGGCTGGATGTGGCAAATGCCTGCAAACCATGTGTTCTGCAATCAATCAGGCAATAACCAAAAGTCCAGGAGAAGGTTGACATTAAGCAGAAAAGGctgtgtgtacaggtagtccttgactcacattagttcacttagtgatggttcaaagttacaacagcactgaaaagagttACTTAcgtacggccatttttcacacttatgacctctgtagctgccccgtgatcatgtgattaaaattcagatgcttggcaactggttcatatttatgacagttgggcAGAGTCCCGGGGtcttgtgatcctcttttgccacctcctgacaagcaaagtcaatggggaagccaggttcacttaactaacttaacagctggggtgattcacttaacaactctggcaagaaaggttgtaaaatgggacaaaactcacttaacaaatgtctcacttaacagcagacattttggactcaattgtggttataagtcaaggactacctgtagtactcATTCCAGTTGGCTCTGTAACTCACTCAAACGAACTTTGAGCCAAGATGATTTCCAGACATTTGTCTCACATATTCctttatggataccaagaaagaagattttttccccctgtatgTTTAGAGTATTTCTCTATAATGCTGGTACCAACCTGCAGCTGTTCCTTGTTGAATTTAGTGTCATCTTTTGTAGCCTAAGTTTTAAGTAAACTTCCTGTAGAAGACAtagggaatggccttgaaggacgGGAGGAAGAATTGCTACTATGTCAATGGACAGATACGTTCACTGAGCCCAAGCCAAGAAACTAACTTGAGAAAGTATCTCAGACAAGCCCCTGCTTAGTTCATATAAAGATaatgggagggtgggggaagacCATACCAAAAGGCTTGCAAAATTGTATTCTTATAGCTGTTACAGTAAAAATGGCCCTGACCAATATGACATATTTCATAGTCTGGTATAACTTGTTGGGCTGAAAGTTCCTTATACTAAGGGACaaggccctccctccctctcctccctctccttccttccttccttccttctttgcttctttccttctttcctaaatcTTGATACTCATTCATTAATACAAGGAGACTTTAGTTCAAACAAGATTGACTGATTTTATTTGGGCTAAAGAGCCATTTTGAATAtaaaaggataaaatatatatgcatatatatttagTACAAAAATCACAAACATATCATGGATTACACCCGACCATCTCTGACCATCCTCCTTATTTTGGAAGATTTCTTTTGTTATAAGATTCTTGAAATTCTTCATATCATCCCTTTACGATGTTTGGTCTCTTCTTTATCCTAGCTGATTGGACAGAAGCTAACGTAACTATGGGCTGAGACCATGTGATCATGGACAAGTGGGCAAGAAACAATCATTGTGTGGGACAGATAACTGGCTGGAGGGTTGCGCCAATGGTTGCCTACAAATTCAGGCTATCGCAAAGTAGAAAATatcacaggattttttttaaaagaaacaaaaaatacagGCAGAGTAACCATGTATGTCCCTTGTAGGAGAGCAAAGAACGATCTACTGCTTCTCCTACCGTCCATGGCCCTGCTAGTTCTCTGCAGGCAAGATTGGAAATGGAGACCAGTCCTTTCCACATCCCTTCCTTTGGGTATAGAGTCATCTGGTTCTGAGAACATGTCAAGAGATCACATAGCATTGGAGCAACCTATTCATATCCATTCCTCATTTCTTCCTGAAATTGTGAACGTAACATTTCCAGGAGAACATAATAGCTTTCTGCCTGCGTACCAGAGATCTGTGATGTAACCATTGGTTCAGCCAACCAATTTCTGTTTCTGCTATTGTGCGGTATTTACCCCACCTCTCAAAGCTGATGAAGGAGTAAGTATAAGATTACTTGCTATAATTGCATAGTCTTAGAAATGTTCCTTGCTTGTACTGACTTCTGCCATTGCAGTAACCAGTAGGAACATTTCCTAAATAGTCACAAAAAGAGCTATCTTCTACACAGGGATacacttaggtttttttttttttatggaactATGGGCTGGAGTTTGCTCCTCCCCAAAAGAGGACAGGCAaggaataatttaaataaatatgtgcTAATAAATAATTATGGAGCAAAGgcacacaaaacaaaaaacacacaagAGAAATCAACCTTTACACATACATTTTAACCCCACGATACTAAAACTTCCAACTAAAGACTTTAAATTCCCATGAGTGAAAATCCCCATTCACATTTTATGTGAAATGAAAAAGAATAACTTAAAATctggataaataataaataatcgaGGGCAGGGGTGGGGAGAAGCCATGGCTTATCTTGGCTGGCACCACTCTAAAAtacaattatgaaaataattcCTCCAGTTTCCAGCCTATTTGGTGCTGCCTTTATCAATCCCAGCTTGAAAGTTCTCCAAGTTAGGATGCATGAAATCAATATCTGAactgaaaaaatatcaatattctAACCTTTCCACAATCTTTGACAATTTTCCTGATGAGGAACTGCTATAGCATATGAAGTTATATGGCACCTGCTCTGATATATTTGCGTGGGTGAGGAACCTGTGATCCATTAGACATTATTCAATGTCCAGCAGCTGTAGTCAGTATGGACACTGATGGAGAATTGTACTTCAGTGTTATATGAAGCACCACTTCATGATAGAAGATAATTTCTTGAGTGTTTTCATAGAAAAGGAAAGCAGAATGATATTTCCATCTCATGTTGGCAATGAACTCCAATTGTATCTTAGATCTAGGAGCCATCTGGCATTCTAAAGTAGTTAGCACAAGATATTGTGCTACATAGATAACTTTGGTAACATATAAATGGGGGGGCGGCAAGGAAACATCACCAGTATTGTTATAATTTAATGAATGAGCCAGTAACAGGATTGGGGGAAGACATGGGTAATGTTATTAACACTGGGGAACAATATGGATCAAGATAGATTGCTTTGATTGTACAATTCCCAACCCTATTTATTCTTCTGGCACAATCCTTTATGGGACAGCTGTACACAAATGAATTTGTCAACCGAAATGGGGGCAGAATTTTACTGAATTGCTCCAGGTGTAATGGCAATTTCTCAAGAACCGTGGAGGCTGAGTTAGCCATCTGGCCTCATTTTGGCTCTTCCTCATTGTCTTGGCTAAGATCTTCCTTAGCCAACAAAATATGGGTGAAACATGAGGgatatttgaaaaaaacaaaacaccctcGTTAAAGAtattttcttggtggaattcttaagaatttttttagaaattttccagaatacattaaaataaagtcTTCTGAGAACTTTTGGTTCAGCTCTATTTCAGTTTTAGTTCCCATGGCAAGAAGTATTGCTGCaagttctaattttttaaaaaaaggcaggggGGAAATCCACCCACTATTAGCTTCCTGGAAACTCTCATGGGGTTTCCactcatttttaattaaaattaagatggaaTCTATTGTTATTGATAACACATGGAATTCACGGGATAAATAGaatcaaattatatttttaaacttcTGGACTGAAGGTAATGGCAATTTTAATTGGGACATGAGTATGGAAAAGCTAACAACAGTATaatccagaggtcttcaaacttggcaactttaagacttgtggacttcaactcccagaattctgggagttgaagtccacaagtcttcaagttgccaagtttggggacccctagtATAATAGTAAAACAGGAGGTCCTTCAGATAACTAACTCTATCAACCATATGAGGTTCTGGAAATGGGATCTCTCACATTCCAGGCAGTTGCTAGTATGTATATAGTATTCATATGCATACAGTACATTATGTGCTGTTTATAACTATAGAAAAGACATGCCTGAAAATACATTGAGTGTCCAGAGCCAGGTTTTAGATGATTATGATTTGTTGTACATAAATAGCTCCAGTTAGTGACAGATTTGTTTCTACACAATGGACCCCACCAGTTCAAGATGAGCAtccttattttttcccccttcaagtATGTACACATTATGAGCAGGATGAGAAATGTTGCAAGTCAACCATTCTCTGGAGTATAGccagaaaagattaaaaagaagaaaaaagtggatctatacccatgatggcaaacctatggcacgcttgccagaggtggcatgcagaacctcCTCTGTGGGCCTgcaagccgtcgccccagctcagctccagtgcccatgtgcacatgcctcccaccagccagctggttttcgggtctctgacCCGCATGCATGGAGGCAGGGTATATGTGGGAGAAGCACATGCATGTTCAGGGAGCTACACACACGTGCTTGGGAGCGTGGGGTTTGCTTGCACATATGTGGGGGAGCAGAGagttgcatgcacacatgtggggGCAGGGACCACACAGTGGGGtcgtgcacacatgtgcgggggctTGGCgcatacattgcattatgggtgtgcaaaTGCTTTTGGGACACAATGACAAAATGTTTAGTCATGACTGACCTTGATTTAAGACTGTAGTAGTTTAGTTCTGTTTGGGGGATTTAAGACTGTAGTAGTTTAGTTCTGTTTGGGGGAACCTACATACATCATAGAGTGCTAAAGTTGGTTTGGAGAACATCAGCAGTTccattattgctattattctgaAATCCTGGGTGCTAACAAGGACACATTGTTACATATACAGTCATCATACCATACATAGACCCATTCCATTAGTGGAACCGGGGCACAATTAGCTCAGCATTTCTTCTGGAAACGTCTCAGTTATTTCTTGCTTTCAATATGTGAGAGGATGCTTCTTTACCGCACAACTGAGAAGAACCATCCTCTTAATGAGAGTCCTAGTTGCCAGTCTGTTACATCTAAAATTGTTCCTGTATAAGAGATGGTAATTAATGTACTGTCATAAACAGTAAACGTGCCATCAATTCTTTTGGTGTGCTCAGATTAGGATGCTTTACACGCTCCCAGCTTTCATCAAAGCCCTTTGGGAAGAAATCACAAAGCCTCCCCCACAACTTCATCATGGCTTCATTCTTCAGGATCAGGAGATTGAATGTAGAGGCTCATGGTATTGTGGTTCAACAGGGTGATGATGTCTCCCCAAATGTAGAATGTGTAACTGATGGATCTAAACCTAGAGTGCATTTAGGGATGAGGAAGCAGAGGGCTGTATCTGATCTTTGAATAACAACATAGGATAACATTCCTAACAGGTGGAATGGGACAAAAATTGATAGTGTCTCGTAGGTAGCATCTTGTCCCTTTGCTGTTCAGCATTTACATAGAACCATTGAGGAAGGTCATTCAGAATTCTGAAGGGAGAAACCTATGTTATCTGGTGACCCTCAGCTCAGGCACCTCTCTTGCCCTTTACCACTCGACTCTAAGGAAGTAACTGGTCATCTAGAACATTGCTTTAATGCTAAAATAGACTGGAGCTGGAATTAAATCCCCATCAAAGGGAGAAGTGCTGCTAGCAAATAGAATAGAAGGTTTGAGGACATCACTGCCAATAATATGGTTGACTGCCCTGATTGCTGTAGAACTGCAAGATTTGTTTGTGAGTTCAATTTGATTCTGAAATCTCCAGTTATAAGAATGCTACACCTGCTTTCAAATGAAATAGTCAAGCAAGAAGGAATCATTGAGACGATAGACTTAAAAGCCCATAAAATTAGAACTAAAATCTAAGTTTACAGAAGTGTGGATgtgctttccttcttttcccccaaagggctTCCCATGAAATCTGATGGGAGCAAAATCCATCATAGTCTAAATAAgtaaaattccatttttttagGTACCAATATTTGGTACAATATTTTTGATgctaccaatattttttttaaaaaaaatgtttaaaagtccCTTTAAAAACTACTTGCCTGTTATCTCCTTGTCTTATTCACCAAATATCGCACTGAGCTGTGCTCCAACTACATGGTGAGAATAAGAATCATAGTTCACATCTAATGGGAGGTCATACTTGGGCACCGTGGTTGAAAAATGGGAGGTGTGCCCATGAGCACTGCTCAGGCTAACAGATGGATAGTGAGCCATAAAACTGTATGGTTTTTCTAGGTCTGGAGACCCGTCTTGTTTTAAGGAAAAATTTCCACTGATGCTCAGAGGAGGTGTCAAGGGACCTTCATATGCGGGAGATGCACAGTCTTGGTGATGATTGCCAAAGGAAGTATCCACCAGAGTTTTGAAAGAGGGAGGCTTTAAATGTACAAGGTGTGTCTCCATGCTTCCATAGGGCGGACTGGGCAATCCTGGAGACTGGTAAGAAAAACCATGACTGGAGACAGTTGAATCAGAAACAGGGACTTTCTCCTCGTGTTTCTCCAGGAACAGAGATTGTGGTCCTAGCTGGAGACATCCGGCAACCAGATTGCTGGTTGGTTGGGACAAACCTTTGCATAGCATATCCACAAAACCTTTGCTTTCTGGAGTCTGCCCACTTTCCAGAACTTCTGACAAAGCCCAAATATAGTTTCTGGCTAGCCTCAGTGTCTCAATTTTGGACAGTTTCTGTGTTTTAGAATAGCAGGGCATCACCCGTCTCAAATTATCAAGAGCATCATTAAGTCCATGCATCCGTGTTCGTTCCCGAGCATTAGCTTTCACGCGGCGGGCCCTGAAACGCTCCAGCCTCGCTTtggtcattttcttcttctttggcccCCTTCTTTTGGGCTTCCCattatcttcttcctcttcttcctcaacactGTCATTCTCGTCATTAATGCCAGAAAGCATCTCATAGGCGGCTTGCCGGGTGTCTTTGTCCTTTGTTTCATTTTGGGTACTCAGCGCTTCATTGATCCAGGATTGAGAAGATAAGAGTTCAGCCATGTCTTTGGGCTTGGGGTAGAGTTTGGCCATCTCTTTACCCTGAAAAAATAACCATACAAGCCATATCAACTCAGTGAGACTCAGTTCTAAAATCTTAAAAGACATAAAATAGGAAGTATGAATAGTATTCTATATTATAACACATTTAGTGCATTATATAATTCACCTTTGACCTAAGCAGGGTTTTATTTTGAAGACAAGCCCTTTCCTCAAAATTATAACCCATAGAATAATAGGTCCAGCCATAACCCGAGGCTTGCAAAACTTAGCAAAACACAATTCTAATGTAGCCCAGAGCTATATGATGTTGCTTAAAATGCAATGCCTCTTTGCTCTTGCTTTGGCATTTTCTAGCAGCAATAGTTGCACAATGATGACTATAGTCTGGTGTGCTACTACAGACAATAAGGGTGGTGATTTTTGACAAAAACATGCCAGGACTTTGCCTAGGCctgcgatggcgaacctatggcatgtgtgcccaaagtggcatgtgaagccatgttgcctggcatgtgcAACCTTGCCCAgttgtcttccagtttctggcacgtatgtgcatgtgtgatgatcagctgtcctttgtgtgcatggcagtgccaaaaactggtgtgtgtgtgtgtgtgtgtgtgtgtgtgtgcgcgcgcgtgcgtgcactggccagttgATTGCTGGGTGCACATGCACAacagaacccggaagttcggcttttcAGGAATGTGATCCCTTCATGCACGCGGAAGTGCTGAAAACCAGCCTGTGCATGTACTCATTGGGCGTGCATTTgtgctagaacctggaagtttggcttcTCTGGAGTGTGGCCCTGAtgagcacatgcatgtgtgatgtTTCCGCATGACCTTTTCGGTGCcggaaaggtttgccatcactgacctaggcaaAAGTGTGGGTGGGTGAAACATTTTTTGAGATTCTGGGGAACAAGATAACATTCAGAAGTGATTCAGGCAAATGCCTCCCTCATTCATGGGAGagtaggagaaggagaggaagtatATTACAATCAGAATTGTAAGATCTTGTTATTATGTCCAAACTCCATAAAGTGTAGTTCTGTTCTTCCTGTGGAGTCATTTTTCTGGCCTGGTCTTCCTAGTAGGGCTGACAGGCACTATGCCCATGTTTGCCTTGGGGAACACTAATGGTTCTGGGATGAAATCTTTTCTTTAGCCATCAGTAGTTAGAGAACTGCCTTTTATTAATCCAAATTGCTGGTCTATTtatcactgtatttttattttttttagcaatgtCTGACAATGATTTCCCTGGATTTGAGGCAACTCAGCCTTCCCAACTTTTGGTTGAGTGATTGAATCTGCAACTTTGTGCATGTGGGACCTATTTTCTTTCATGAGAAACCCTGAAGTTGAAACTCTCCTTACTTGCCTATAATCTGGTCTTCAGCCTTACAAAGGGAAAAATCCATAGCCAAGCTAACATCTATTCAATTATgcttaaaataaaatcagaaatcaTTGAACAGGGAAGCTGGCAAATCCTATGTAGGATTTCTAGGGGTTTCACTTAACTTCAAGAAATGGAATAGTAAGGTGGCGTACAATGGCGAACTACTTAAAatgtccgctaccagttctccaggacctgtcacacctgctgaatttcacccctgatcttggGGTTCTCTTAAGCTTACTGATGCCTTCCTCTTGTGTATGAATAGCACCTCTTAGCTACCAAAACATTTATATCAAAACATTATAATATGTTACATTTTAGAGAACACTTCACTTCCGTTTTTCTGTTTGCAGATATGCTTTTAAAAACCTATAAATGGGGCAGCTTCTAATTTTCAAACTAGAATCACATTTCAGTCTCTATGGAGATGAAAGAAATGGCTAGAAAGGCTGATGTGGCCCATGATTTGATGCAAGTTCCTTGAAAACCTGAGCGTTTTTCCTGGTAACCTCACTTACCTTTGATGAATAATGATTGCCACAGTAACTATGTGGGGGTGGAAGGGAGGAAGCAGCAGCACAGGTTTCATGATAATCAACTTCTTGTCAGCTTGATGTACTCATTTAATAAAGCTTAAGGTCTAAGCAGCTTTGTTTGAAATGTGCCACCCAACTAATCGGCCGGTTGGTCATCCCCACATCCAATGCAGCAAATCCCACTTTTAATATGCCTGATGGGACTTGCGATGTAGATTAGAGAGAGAATTAATATGCAACTGGCACCAAGCGGGCACTAATTATGTATTAGTTAAACATCCTGAaagaaggcaatggtaaaccacttctgtactgttgccaagaaaactccatgGATGCAATTAACCTCAACGGCATCGTTACCTTATGAAGCAATCCGAATATAATAATTTAGATCTACCTTAAAAGGCATGGGCTACCAGATACCCTGACTCTATGCAATCTGTGGCAGGATTGTCTATTCCCTCAGAGTGAGTGGGAGGATTATTGGAAAGAAGGGGTGGAAAAAACACAGATTCAGATCACTGGACAATCATGGAATATTTAAGCCACCTCACTTGGTTTTCACAGGATCAAATAGAATAAAAGTTTCATTCATCTAGGTTTCCTAGAAGAAATAATGGATAAAAGTACTAACTTTGACTACTGTCTAGCCTGCTTTAATTAAAGCAGTGTCCTCGGATCGGGCTAAGGGGCTGTTTCTTTAGATTAGACTGGTTTTACAAAGGTATGGGATAAACATGCCCTTCTGTAATAAGTCTGAAGACTGTCAGATCTAGCAATCCAATTACCCAATA contains:
- the NEUROD4 gene encoding neurogenic differentiation factor 4; the protein is MAKLYPKPKDMAELLSSQSWINEALSTQNETKDKDTRQAAYEMLSGINDENDSVEEEEEEDNGKPKRRGPKKKKMTKARLERFRARRVKANARERTRMHGLNDALDNLRRVMPCYSKTQKLSKIETLRLARNYIWALSEVLESGQTPESKGFVDMLCKGLSQPTSNLVAGCLQLGPQSLFLEKHEEKVPVSDSTVSSHGFSYQSPGLPSPPYGSMETHLVHLKPPSFKTLVDTSFGNHHQDCASPAYEGPLTPPLSISGNFSLKQDGSPDLEKPYSFMAHYPSVSLSSAHGHTSHFSTTVPKYDLPLDVNYDSYSHHVVGAQLSAIFGE